The Elaeis guineensis isolate ETL-2024a chromosome 3, EG11, whole genome shotgun sequence region CTACGCCAAATCTGTCTTTATATATATTACTGTTCCAACAATCTTTGATTAGAAAATTTAAGTCATTGGTCCCTGATTTAGGATTTTAGGTtgtattttttgcatgaaagaatgtttgatcttctttttccatCTCAATTATTGGATTGTACGTTGCATGGCTTTCCAAgcacaataaataatttttatatacaaATCAGGTTCATGATATGTTGTAGATGGAAGTCACTTCCTGTGCTTTAAAAACTATGCAAAATATGGTCCATTAGTTAAGAttgtgaaagaagatcaatcatttttttaCGCAAAAGATATAATTTGGATTTGTTGATTTATATCCAATTAGCAGTGTAAATTGCTCGTGAGCtactcaaatttaattcaaatccaaGCTTAAATTGATTCGATAATTATCGAGTTCGAGTTAAGTTCGAATAATTTTTTGAGTCAAGTTTTAAATAGTAGGATACTTAATTTAAAAGTTTGCAAATCTATTTGGATACGtgcgtttatatatatatatatattattattagtaggttaaattttaatttcgagctcaaatatgattcaattaatatTCGAATCAAAtagatctcaaattttatttataatttaataaaattatatgtgAGTTTAAAATATTAAGATTCAActgattttgaattaaattttaaattcatatattttaaatcaaattaagcTTTTAGCTACTCTGCCCCGTTTGGCTCGATTGCATCTCTACATCCAATGCGGTCGTACCTTTAAAAGAATGCAAAGGCCACAGCATACACGTCCCTCTACAATGTATTGAACTATGGGAAGTGAAGGACGACGAAGTCTTCAGCAAAAGAAGAAAAGGACGATTGAGTGTCAATGGGATAGGCTGGAAAGAAGGAGATTGCTCAGTGGTGTCGCCACTGCTCAATAGGACTTTCTGTGCAGTACTACAGTTACTGATGCTATGTTTGAGGGTCAGAGCACCCAGGAAATCAATCAAAAGGTGAGCTCATCTGCTCATAAATCTTATGTCACCGAAATTAGTGGATGGAGAAGTGGTTATCTTTGTTGTACACTACTTTGTCTCTAGATTAGCAATATTTGAGTTCAATTGAAGTTGCAAGGAAGTAAAAGGATAGTAAAATCTTGAAGGCTTTCGTGAAAATTGTCTATAAAATCATTAAGGATGCATGTGGTTAGAGAAAATTGAACTGTAGAATGAAAATGAACATGAACggctcatattttattttttttaaaaataaaataaatttaattttttacaatcagttttaaatttttttcttatatttatatCACATTCAATTCTTATTCCAAACCACGGATCAGAATATGATCATCCTAATTTTAAttcattttgattttaattttttattctaattttattttcagttgtaaactaaatatattttaaaaatttttatgatttattagttatttattagaataaaaaaaaacttgAGCACCCAATGATACGGTTCTCATAaagcttttttttaaaaatttttttgaggggGAAGCACAGGTCAGATTGTCAGCGCATGGTCTTACGACACGTGTCCCCATACGTATGCCCCCATGTTGGAATGATATATAAACAAACATGCGAGAAGCGGCACAGCAACCGGGACACTCTCATGAACCAATGTTGGTGGGAAAGCGGTAGCAaggggtgcaaggtttctgaggCGTGACCACATTAATTACCGCTCGAGCTCGAGCTGCCGCAGGTCGTCCAAGTGCGTGACCCCTTTGGACCTCATCCTGTCGCTTTCTCTAACCATTCACCGCAGGCAGGAAAGGCACGCATGAAGGCCATGTGGGCCTCATCAGCCACCCAACTTGATTGGAGAGCATGCTCAGGGATGCATGCCTTTAACGCACCAAAGTCACGACAAACAAAACTTCCTGTGAGTGGACGAGGCAGTTTTAGGTAAAGGAGGCCCATGGTGCCTCCACCAATCATAAAAGGAACCCAATCCAATCAAGAACTCGAGGCCCATCCTTCCCCaccatatataaaatatatatacaagGAGGCAACTCTTCAACAGAGAAGGATAAGAGAAAAGAACCTCCAACATAGGAACCTAACGAAAGAGAGATATTTTCCttgattagagagagagagattttcacAAGAGATAAAAGAGAGATGGAGGCAAAGCTAAAAGTGGGAGTTGGGGAAGGAGCCATCATTGTCTTAAATGAGCCCAAAGGAGCTTAGGTTTCAAAGCACAGCCCCACGTATATGGTCCCACCGCACAAGACATACTCCcgttctcatctctctctttctccacgGCCATCCTCTCTTGCTTAAAGAGAACCCACCTTGCTTTGGGGCCTTTGTCTCTTTTTTTGTCTTGAGACAAAGTCCACTGTTTCATCTCCATCTCGAAGAAAGAGAGAGGTTTCTATGGGCCGTTCCAATCCTCCTCTGCTCCAAGTCTGAAGGCAGAGAGGATTAATACCAAGGTGCATCCCCTCTATTAACCATTTCTGTGTTAAAAATTGGATCTTCGGATAGATTGGATGCAGGAGAACCCATATCGATTGATATCAAGAGAacaaaaaacagagagagagagagagagagagcgcgcgcgcgcgcgagagagagatttttacccaaaaaaaggaAGGGAAGACCAAAAGGCTCGGTTTTTTTTGGTACAACTGTGGGAGGTACAGGGAAGAACACCCCACTCTCTCTTTCTCCACCCTTTTCCTCTTGGAGTTATAATTTTCTTGGATTTTtgctggatttttttttaatgtatacaCAGATATTCAAAGGTTAATTGATGGTTAGATATGACAAGATCAGCATTTGATTTTTGCATAGCTTGGGAGGATTCCATGAGATCTGTTTGTTAGGCTTGGctgtgcctctctctctctctccagtatGTGCTTGATATTTTGTGGGTGTGAACGGTCTGCTTTGTCCCTTGCGGAGATTGTTTTACCTACCACAGTTTTGAAACAGTCAAAGTTAGATGATCAAGATAGCAACTTCATCCCGTTCTTAATGCCACGCTTCTGTTATATATTGTCCGCAACGATTTGTTCTCACCAGTATGTTTTGGTTTTCTTTGGGTttcctcttcaacacaaggtctttGATTTGGCTATCTTCTTTTGTGAAGAGATTCTCTGTGTTATGTATCTTTTGGTTGTTCATTTTAAGTAAAAAGAGTTTATTTTTAGCTGTGTGTATGGTTACAATGGTGTAAAATCCCATCTAGGATATCTGATCGTTTTAGATACATGCTATCTGGGTTCTATTAAAGGGCTATAAtgtcctcccttttttttttttttcggttgcCATTTTGCTATCGGTTTAATCATATGGTGTTGAAATTTCTATACAGCTATTGAAACTTTTCACTTTTGTTCTAATTCTGATATATTTTTTCCCGgctttccttctcttttctccCCTCCTTTTCCTCTGTTTCATTCTTAGATTCCTTCATGGAGGGCGAGATATCGTGGGAATCTTATTCAACTTCCTACCTTGGAAGTGAGATTGTCGAATCTAAACCGGTTTCTGAAGACAACGACAGCCCGGACGGTGGCACATTGGTTTCCCTGGACGCGATTCTTCCTGATGACCTCCTGGAAAAAGTCCTCTCCTTCTTGCCCATCGCGAGCACAATTCGATCAGGGTCCGTATGCAAACGATGGCGCGACGCCGTGCGCTCTGGAAGGTTTTCGTGGACCAGCATGTTACCTCAGAAGCCATGGTACTTCATGTTCACCTGCAGCGAGGATGCTGTGGCTGGCTATGCCTACGACCCGAGCCTCCGGAAATGGTATGGCTTCGACTTCCCTTGCATTGAGAAGAGCAACTGGTCCACCTCTTCCTCCTGTGGACTGGTTTGCTTCATGGACAGCGAGGACAGGAGCCGGATCTTTGTCTGCAACCCGATCACCAGAGACTGGAAGAGGCTTCAGGATGCTCCGGGTGGAAAGCACCCGGACTACAGCGCGCTCGCCATATCGGTGGACCGCAAGTCTCACAATTATACCGTTGCGGTTGCCAAATGTAAGCAGGTGCCTGAGGATTATTACCAATGGGACTTCTCCATCCATGTCTATGAGTCGGAGGGCAAGTCCTGGGTCACTCCCTTCAATGAAATTCTGGTGGGATGGAGGGGAGGTGATGAGTGTGTGATCTGCAATGGAGTTCTGTACTACTTGATCTACTCCACCGGTGTTCTGGGAAATGTGGAGCCCCGGCATTGCTTGGTTATGTATGATCTCTCCGGGAGATCGTCACACATGTCTCTGATGCGCATGGCGATACCGGTCCCCTGCTCGCTGACGTGCGGTCGgctgatgaacctcaaagatagGCTGGTTATGGTCGGCGGGATCGGGAAGCATGACCGGCCGGGGATCATCAAGGGGATCGGCATTTGGGAGCTTTGGAACAAGCAATGGCAAGAGGTCGTTCGAATGCCTCATAAGCTCTTCCAAGGATTTGGTGAGTTTGATGATGTCTTTGCAAGCAGCGGCACCGACGACCTCGTCTACATACAGAGCTTTGGGTCGCCGGCGCTGCTCACTTTCGACATGAGCCAGAAAACATGGAAATGGTCGACCAGAAGTCCCGTGACCAAGAGATTTCCCCTCCAGCTCTTCACCGGTTTCTGCTTCGAGCCAAGGCTCGAGGTCACTTCTTGACTAGTTCACTACGAAATCATTGCTTCTTATTGGGCAGATCACAGAAAATCAtgctatatttttcttttttggagcAAACGAACAATATTTCAATGGACCTGAGGGATTACAGAAAATGTTCATTCTATAGAGAAAATCATATCTGAGGATGTTGTTGGagatctttttcccttttttttttcctcatataTTTGTTGGGTTTTACAGTCTATGATGTGTTTTGGGAGGTTTGATGTGTAGAAAAGCAAAATAGTGCGATCTCACCTTTCTTGAGAACGTTTCCTCATGTTCTTCTTATCTTTAATGACAAAGTTGTCTTTCTTTTGCTGTCCTTATGACTCTGCTTCTTTATACATGATATTAGCCTTCGCTTTTGCACCTTTGCTTTGGTAGGTATTCCTTGGGCTATCTTTTATTGCTTTTAAGTAAAGGAACTCTCATTGGCTGTTGTCTCTTTAGAACTCCTGTTGAGGGTGAATAAATACCAAACTATAAGAAAGGCTCCGCTGCGCATGATCAAATGCTTCGAGTTTTCCCGAAGTAGCCGACTTTAGTCACTGTCAAAGTTGAGGAACATCAGATCAATAAAGTTGTCGCTTCATATTACCTTCCTTAAGCACTTAATTTTGTTAAACTGAGATTCCTCAGAAATTAGGAGATTAAGTTTGTTATTGCGTCATgttcatttttgatggtgtcataTTCCTGCATGCTACATCTGCTTCCTATTTACAATTTAAGCAGACTCGTGAACTTACAATGAAGTTTTTGCTCATACTTATTTCTTCAAGCAGTTTCCAAGCTGCTATATTCTGAAACCTACTGCATCTTTTGCTACATATGCGTTTAGAAGCTAGGCTAAGGCTAATATTATCTTATGCCTTGTAATCTCGATCGTTGTTCACATTCTTTTACATGTTTCAAGATCGTCCATTTTTCGCTTTTATGAACTTCATGCAGCTTTACAGATCACGGGCTACTTTAGCTGATACAGATAACCAAGGGCTACAACTTGACCACATGGAACCTCAAACTCTATAAATGCTGGATTGATATCTTTATGCGTGTTAGAACATGATTTAGGTGTGATTTATTGTCGGAACTTGGGAGAAGGTCCTTGGTTTTATTGTGCACTGGTTCAGAGGACGGACGCAGGAGTTTCTTTCAAGCACCATAGTTATCAGTTGCGGGTTAAAGCTTAAAAGAGTTTCTTGTATTTCCTTGAAATGATTAGGGAGTACCCATCTAGAATATTTGGCTGGTTATGGCTTGTATTTATCTACGGGAAAGGagattctctttcttctttccttgccAATAGTCAAAAAGAGGGTGTTGAGCTTGGACTTGGGGAAAGGATTCAGAAAGAAGCCACTGGAAAGGGTAAGAAGTGCAAGTAGATAACAAATAAGAGAAGGGACTAGGGGATCTCTGGCTCTCGAGCGATAGCATCAGTGCAAGGAGGCTTTGGCCTGGGCGATGGTGACAAGCTGCACCAACACGCGGACACTTTTGGCTGAAGTATGTTGGTGGGGCCTTGCACAGCTCCCTCCACTTCGGGTCTGGGAGGTGTCAGTCAGCTGGTGGCTCGGGTCAGGCCATTGTCTCTGCCACTCGGACCAGAACCGTCCTCAGTTGTTGCTGCTTTCTATTGTTATCATCTTGGAAGAGACACGTGGTACAAGTTTCAGCTGGTGTTAGGCTTTCTTTGTTTAA contains the following coding sequences:
- the LOC105040759 gene encoding F-box/kelch-repeat protein At3g61590, which produces MEGEISWESYSTSYLGSEIVESKPVSEDNDSPDGGTLVSLDAILPDDLLEKVLSFLPIASTIRSGSVCKRWRDAVRSGRFSWTSMLPQKPWYFMFTCSEDAVAGYAYDPSLRKWYGFDFPCIEKSNWSTSSSCGLVCFMDSEDRSRIFVCNPITRDWKRLQDAPGGKHPDYSALAISVDRKSHNYTVAVAKCKQVPEDYYQWDFSIHVYESEGKSWVTPFNEILVGWRGGDECVICNGVLYYLIYSTGVLGNVEPRHCLVMYDLSGRSSHMSLMRMAIPVPCSLTCGRLMNLKDRLVMVGGIGKHDRPGIIKGIGIWELWNKQWQEVVRMPHKLFQGFGEFDDVFASSGTDDLVYIQSFGSPALLTFDMSQKTWKWSTRSPVTKRFPLQLFTGFCFEPRLEVTS